A genomic segment from Glycine soja cultivar W05 chromosome 18, ASM419377v2, whole genome shotgun sequence encodes:
- the LOC114397313 gene encoding uncharacterized protein LOC114397313, whose amino-acid sequence MRSEFPRAANWLDQIPKNKWTLRPMIKENVVASIFANMNSVSILNGTNFKDWKENMQIVLGCMDLDLALRIEKPPSLTDSSTSEQRKLHEKWDHSNRMSPMIIKHGIPEVFWGTVSNDITSAKEFLVEIEKRFASDKAETSSLLQNLISMKYQGKGNVREYMMEMSNIASKLRALKLELSEDLLIHLVLIFLPSQFSQFKISYNC is encoded by the exons ATGCGATCAGAGTTTCCACGAGCAGCAAATTGGTTGGATCAAATTCCCAAGAATAAATGGACTCTCAGGCCTATGATTAAGGAAAACG TTGTTGCTTCTATATTTGCTAATATGAATTCGGTTTCGATTCTTAATGGTACAAATTTTAAGGATTGGAAAGAGAACATGCAAATTGTTCTTGGTTGCATGGATCTAGACCTTGCATTAAGGATTGAGAAACCCCCTTCTCTTACGGATTCCAGTACCTCTGAACAAAGGAAACTTCATGAGAAGTGGGATCACTCAAATCGCATGAGTCctatgatcattaagcatggcATTCCTGAGGTTTTTTGGGGCACTGTTTCAAATGATATAACTAGTGCCAAGGAATTCCttgttgaaattgaaaaacgctTTGCAAGCGATAAGGCGGAAACAAGTAGTCTCCTTCAAAACTTGATTTCCATGAAGTATCAAGGAAAAGGAAATGTCAGGGAATACATGATGGAAATGTCAAATATTGCTTCAAAATTAAGGGCACTAAAGCTTGAGCTATCAGAAGACTTGCTTATTCATTTAGTGCTAATTTTTCTACCTTCACAGTTTAGTCAGTTTAAGATCTCTTATAACTGTTAG